From a region of the Acidicapsa acidisoli genome:
- a CDS encoding polyprenyl synthetase family protein: MDRRASQEGDSFIIKRMYVDLKLDVKSLIREGAELIDQTLESLIPAATTVPASIHGAMRHSVFAGGKRLRPVLAIQSAIAVAGRAPAGIANLGAALEMLHTYSLIHDDLPALDNDDLRRGKPTCHVAFGEAIAILAGDALQTQAYEVLAKLECPVAAIVEIIRLVAQATGTVDGMIGGQVLDLEGEHQKPTPALVEAIHRAKTGALIRVSVVTGGIFAGASAEQAARLDIFGRKAGLAFQIVDDVLDVTQDSEQLGKTAGKDLTSDKATWPAVFGLEQSLKDADRLITEAFEALQSFGPNAEGLKAVARYLVERKN; encoded by the coding sequence ATGGATCGTCGAGCGTCGCAGGAAGGCGATTCGTTTATCATCAAGAGAATGTATGTAGACCTGAAGCTCGATGTGAAGTCGCTCATCCGGGAGGGCGCAGAACTCATCGATCAAACACTCGAATCGCTGATTCCGGCGGCGACAACCGTCCCCGCGTCAATTCATGGCGCCATGCGCCATTCTGTCTTCGCCGGCGGCAAGCGCCTGCGCCCCGTGCTCGCCATCCAGTCTGCGATTGCAGTAGCTGGAAGAGCGCCTGCCGGTATCGCCAATCTTGGCGCAGCCCTCGAAATGCTGCACACCTACTCGCTCATCCACGACGACCTGCCAGCGCTCGACAACGACGATCTCCGCCGCGGAAAGCCTACCTGCCACGTAGCCTTCGGCGAGGCTATCGCCATCCTGGCAGGCGATGCGCTACAAACGCAGGCCTACGAAGTCCTCGCGAAGCTGGAGTGTCCGGTCGCGGCGATTGTCGAGATCATTCGGCTCGTTGCACAGGCCACCGGCACGGTCGACGGCATGATCGGCGGTCAGGTGCTCGACCTCGAAGGCGAACACCAAAAACCGACCCCGGCCCTCGTCGAAGCGATCCATCGCGCCAAAACCGGGGCACTGATCCGCGTCAGCGTCGTCACCGGAGGCATTTTCGCAGGAGCCAGCGCCGAGCAGGCCGCCCGCCTCGACATCTTCGGCCGCAAAGCCGGCCTCGCTTTTCAGATCGTAGATGACGTGCTCGACGTCACGCAGGACTCCGAGCAACTCGGCAAGACCGCCGGAAAGGACCTGACCAGCGACAAAGCCACCTGGCCAGCGGTCTTCGGTCTGGAACAGAGCCTGAAGGACGCCGATCGCCTCATTACCGAGGCATTTGAAGCGTTGCAAAGCTTTGGACCCAATGCCGAGGGCTTGAAAGCAGTGGCCCGTTACCTGGTCGAGCGCAAGAACTGA